In Nocardioides sp., the following proteins share a genomic window:
- a CDS encoding hydroxyacid-oxoacid transhydrogenase → METVFTYASPALKFGPGASAEIGYDLALAGVRRVLLVTDPGVAAAGPATTVAQQLRAGGPDGAWPGIEVVVFDRARVEPTDESMNEAIAFGRDQMPFQAIVAVGGGSAIDTAKAVNLLVTNDGDLMDYLNAPVGRAQAPTKALLPLVAVPTTTGTGSESTTICVLDVLALRVKTGISHGALRPTRAVVDPLLTLTQPALVTASCGLDILCHAVESYTARWYADMAAKPPQQRVPYCGSNPISDVWSEKAMALLAASFRQAVRHGDDAVAREQMALAATFAGLGFGNAGVHIPHACAYPIAGQVRDYRPEGYPQDEPLVPHGMAVSLTAPAAFAATYDAAPERHETAARLLGGTGVGRDALPGAIAEIMRDVAMPSGLAEVGFTQADLPDLVAGALKQQRLLATAPVDVTEQTLHDVFAASYENW, encoded by the coding sequence ATGGAAACCGTATTCACCTACGCCTCGCCCGCGCTGAAGTTCGGACCTGGCGCGAGTGCCGAGATCGGGTATGACCTCGCGTTGGCAGGCGTACGCAGGGTCCTGCTCGTCACCGATCCGGGGGTGGCGGCAGCGGGTCCTGCGACCACGGTCGCGCAGCAACTGCGAGCCGGTGGGCCAGATGGCGCGTGGCCGGGCATCGAGGTGGTCGTCTTCGACAGGGCACGGGTCGAACCCACCGACGAGTCGATGAACGAGGCGATCGCGTTCGGCCGCGACCAGATGCCGTTCCAGGCGATCGTCGCGGTGGGCGGTGGCTCGGCGATCGACACAGCCAAGGCGGTCAATCTGCTGGTCACCAACGACGGCGACCTGATGGACTACCTGAACGCTCCCGTCGGGAGAGCTCAGGCTCCCACCAAGGCGTTGTTGCCGCTGGTGGCGGTGCCGACGACCACGGGCACCGGCAGCGAGAGCACCACGATCTGCGTCCTCGACGTGCTGGCGCTGCGGGTGAAGACCGGCATCTCCCATGGGGCATTGCGCCCGACCCGAGCGGTCGTCGATCCGCTGCTGACGCTGACCCAGCCTGCGCTCGTGACGGCCTCCTGCGGCCTGGACATCTTGTGCCATGCGGTGGAGAGCTACACGGCGAGGTGGTACGCCGACATGGCAGCCAAGCCGCCCCAGCAGCGGGTGCCCTACTGCGGCTCGAACCCGATCTCGGACGTCTGGTCGGAGAAGGCGATGGCGCTGCTCGCCGCGTCGTTCCGCCAGGCCGTACGGCACGGTGACGACGCGGTGGCGCGCGAGCAGATGGCGCTCGCGGCCACCTTCGCCGGTCTCGGGTTCGGCAATGCGGGCGTGCACATCCCGCACGCCTGCGCGTATCCGATCGCCGGACAGGTGCGTGACTATCGACCCGAGGGGTACCCACAGGACGAGCCGCTCGTGCCGCACGGCATGGCCGTCTCACTGACCGCACCGGCCGCGTTCGCCGCGACGTACGACGCGGCGCCCGAACGCCACGAGACCGCCGCCCGACTGCTCGGCGGCACCGGGGTAGGTCGAGACGCGCTGCCGGGCGCCATCGCCGAGATCATGCGCGATGTCGCGATGCCGTCGGGGTTGGCCGAGGTCGGGTTCACCCAAGCCGATCTGCCGGATCTCGTCGCGGGTGCGCTCAAACAGCAACGGCTGCTGGCCACCGCGCCCGTCGACGTCACCGAGCAGACGTTGCACGACGTGTTCGCTGCCTCCTACGAGAACTGGTAG
- a CDS encoding FAD-binding and (Fe-S)-binding domain-containing protein translates to MAALRREGVREVSDSVLDRALFASDASLYRVEPRAVVRARHRDDVLAALNVARERGVPLTMRGAGTSIAGNAIGPGIIVDTRGLDRIVSLDPDSRTAVVEPGVVQASLQQVAAAAGLRFGPDPSTHTRCTIGGMIGNNACGSRALGYGRTSDNVEALTVAFGNGETGRLGPGTSGPTSQALRDLVAGELGHVRTNFGRFSRQVSGYSLEHLLPELGGRVERLLVGSEGTLGVVLDATVRLVAEPAARLMVVLGYPSMAEAADDVPALLSAAPLVACEGLDSRLTRLVRHAPDLPRGAGWLLCEVVGEAAAEATAHAQRLITGASCLEGRIVPDPVEAAALWRIREDGAGLAAVALDRPAYAGWEDAAVPPERLGDWLRDFDAMLAEFGLSTVPYGHFGDGCVHARIDFELGREGALREFLIEAATRLRAYGGSLSGEHGDGRARSELLPLMYDAASLDLFARVKRVCDPADVLNPGVLVSPAPLDADLRKVPDGSDRGRAHLRLAHDQGSLAEAVHRCTGVGRCVAATASGVMCPSFQATRDEKDSTRGRARVLQEALDGRLVRGLDDPAVDEALDLCLACKGCASDCPTGVDMATYKSEVLSRRYQGKRRPLSHYTLGRLPAFVRLAPAARGRSWLARVMGSGPGAALARRLAGADPRRSLPALAPTTLRASSRPAHQVCAEDKEVDVWLWADTFTDHFHPAAGRAALALLEHWGLNAQVITQDACCGLTWITTGQIDAAREQMTALVETLTPYATKPILVLEPSCLATVRGDLAELVDDPGDVAASMTTLAELIERLGLGVPDLTGTSVVAQPHCHHHAVLGWEADRRVLTKAGADLTAVGGCCGLAGNFGMEVGHYDLSVAVAETQLLPALRAAPDAVVLADGLSCRHQVADLTGRSARHLAELLAAALGDDSRTGARG, encoded by the coding sequence GTGGCGGCGCTGCGACGCGAGGGCGTACGCGAGGTGTCGGACTCGGTGCTCGACCGGGCCCTTTTCGCCTCCGATGCCTCGCTCTATCGGGTCGAGCCACGGGCGGTGGTCCGGGCGCGACACCGCGACGACGTGCTGGCAGCGCTGAACGTCGCGCGTGAGCGGGGTGTGCCGTTGACGATGCGGGGCGCGGGCACCTCGATCGCCGGGAATGCGATCGGTCCGGGGATCATCGTGGACACGCGCGGACTCGACCGGATCGTCTCGCTCGATCCCGACTCGCGTACTGCCGTCGTGGAGCCAGGGGTCGTGCAGGCGTCGTTGCAGCAGGTGGCGGCCGCGGCGGGACTGCGTTTCGGGCCCGACCCCAGCACGCACACGCGTTGCACGATCGGCGGGATGATCGGCAACAACGCCTGCGGCTCGCGCGCCCTGGGATATGGGCGTACGTCCGACAACGTCGAGGCGCTCACCGTGGCCTTCGGCAACGGGGAGACCGGTCGGCTCGGTCCCGGCACCTCTGGCCCCACGTCGCAAGCGCTGCGTGATCTCGTGGCGGGCGAGTTGGGACACGTACGCACGAACTTCGGGCGGTTCTCCCGACAGGTCAGCGGCTATTCGCTGGAGCACCTGTTGCCCGAGCTGGGCGGGCGGGTGGAGCGGCTGCTGGTGGGTTCGGAGGGGACGCTCGGCGTGGTGCTGGACGCGACCGTACGCCTGGTGGCCGAGCCCGCTGCCCGGCTGATGGTCGTGCTCGGTTATCCGTCGATGGCCGAGGCGGCCGATGACGTGCCGGCCCTGCTGTCGGCAGCGCCGCTGGTCGCCTGCGAGGGACTGGACTCGCGCCTGACCCGCCTGGTGCGCCACGCCCCGGACCTGCCGCGTGGTGCTGGCTGGTTGCTGTGCGAGGTGGTGGGGGAGGCCGCCGCCGAGGCCACCGCGCACGCCCAGCGACTGATCACCGGAGCGAGCTGCCTGGAGGGGCGGATCGTCCCCGATCCCGTCGAGGCGGCGGCCCTGTGGCGGATCCGGGAGGACGGCGCCGGGCTCGCTGCGGTCGCGCTGGACCGACCGGCGTACGCCGGCTGGGAGGACGCCGCCGTACCACCCGAGCGGCTCGGCGACTGGCTGCGCGACTTCGACGCGATGCTGGCCGAGTTCGGGCTGAGCACCGTGCCGTACGGGCACTTCGGTGACGGCTGCGTACATGCCCGCATCGACTTCGAACTCGGACGCGAAGGTGCGCTGCGAGAGTTCCTGATCGAAGCCGCGACTCGGCTGCGGGCGTACGGCGGTTCGCTGTCCGGGGAGCACGGCGACGGTCGGGCCCGCTCGGAACTCCTCCCGCTGATGTACGACGCGGCGTCGCTCGACCTCTTCGCGCGGGTCAAACGCGTCTGCGATCCGGCCGACGTGCTGAACCCAGGGGTGCTGGTGTCTCCGGCGCCGCTCGACGCCGACCTTCGCAAGGTTCCGGACGGCTCGGATCGGGGTCGAGCCCACCTGAGACTGGCACACGACCAGGGCTCGCTCGCCGAGGCGGTGCATCGCTGCACGGGGGTTGGCCGTTGCGTCGCGGCAACCGCATCCGGCGTGATGTGTCCGTCGTTCCAGGCCACGCGAGACGAGAAGGACTCCACGCGCGGCCGAGCCCGGGTGCTGCAGGAGGCGCTCGACGGCCGACTCGTACGTGGCCTCGACGACCCGGCCGTCGACGAGGCGCTCGATCTGTGCCTGGCCTGCAAGGGGTGCGCGTCGGACTGCCCGACCGGAGTGGACATGGCGACCTACAAGTCCGAGGTGCTGTCGCGGCGCTATCAGGGCAAACGTCGACCGTTGTCGCATTACACGCTCGGCCGACTGCCTGCGTTCGTACGCCTGGCGCCGGCCGCGCGCGGACGATCCTGGCTCGCACGGGTGATGGGAAGCGGCCCGGGCGCGGCGTTGGCGCGCCGCCTCGCGGGAGCCGATCCCAGACGCTCACTGCCCGCGCTCGCGCCGACGACTCTGCGCGCTTCCTCCCGCCCCGCTCACCAGGTGTGTGCAGAGGACAAGGAGGTCGACGTGTGGCTGTGGGCCGACACCTTCACCGACCACTTCCACCCGGCGGCAGGCAGAGCAGCGCTGGCCCTGCTGGAGCACTGGGGCCTGAACGCCCAGGTGATCACCCAGGACGCCTGCTGTGGCTTGACCTGGATCACCACCGGGCAGATCGACGCCGCACGGGAGCAGATGACCGCGCTGGTCGAGACCCTGACGCCGTACGCCACCAAGCCGATCCTGGTGCTGGAACCCTCGTGCCTGGCCACCGTGCGCGGCGACCTCGCCGAGTTGGTGGACGATCCTGGCGACGTGGCCGCTTCGATGACGACGTTGGCCGAATTGATCGAGCGACTGGGTCTGGGGGTGCCCGACCTGACCGGCACCTCGGTAGTCGCCCAGCCACACTGCCACCACCACGCGGTGCTCGGGTGGGAGGCCGATCGTCGAGTGCTGACGAAGGCGGGAGCCGACCTCACCGCGGTGGGCGGCTGCTGCGGCCTCGCGGGCAACTTCGGGATGGAGGTCGGCCACTACGACCTCTCGGTCGCCGTCGCCGAGACCCAGTTGCTGCCCGCGTTGAGGGCTGCGCCCGACGCGGTCGTGTTGGCCGACGGGCTGTCGTGTCGACACCAGGTCGCGGACCTGACCGGACGCTCGGCCCGGCATCTGGCGGAACTGTTGGCGGCGGCGCTCGGCGATGACTCGCGTACGGGCGCCCGCGGTTAG